A genomic segment from Salvia splendens isolate huo1 chromosome 13, SspV2, whole genome shotgun sequence encodes:
- the LOC121762643 gene encoding kirola-like, whose protein sequence is MGLHGKLVAAIEFKAGGDVFHEFVKHRPHQVSTISPEIVKGCDLHEGEFSHVGSIICWDYIHDGKVKKAKQVIQLIDEEKKLIQYKVIEGDLLELYKDFVITSHIETKDGIDLVTSTFEYEMVNEDVEHPFSTLSLVVDVIKAVETHHLAQP, encoded by the exons ATGGGATTACATGGGAAATTGGTTGCAGCAATAGAATTCAAAGCCGGTGGAGATGTATTCCACGAATTTGTAAAGCACAGGCCACATCAGGTTTCCACAATTAGCCCTGAAATAGTAAAAGGATGCGATCTTCACGAGGGTGAATTTAGTCATGTTGGTTCTATCATTTGCTGGGATTATATCCATG ATGGAAAAGTGAAGAAAGCAAAACAAGTGATTCAGTTAATTGATGAAGAGAAAAAACTGATCCAATATAAGGTGATTGAAGGAGACTTGTTGGAGCTTTACAAAGATTTTGTTATAACAAGTCACATAGAGACAAAGGATGGCATTGATTTGGTGACAAGCACCTTCGAATACGAGATGGTAAATGAGGATGTGGAGCATCCCTTTTCAACTCTCTCATTGGTCGTTGACGTCATCAAAGCTGTTGAAACTCATCACCTTGCCCAACCTTGA